A single region of the Mycobacteriales bacterium genome encodes:
- a CDS encoding phenylacetate--CoA ligase, with amino-acid sequence MIRDPAAECAAPEDRARRQGERLASLVDRLLDAGGLAGERLRAAGVAAGRDVAPSGLAGPSGLAGLSGLPTTSKADLWAAYPFGMLAVARSEVVAVHGSSGTGGRPTLVAYTRADLELWAEVCARALAAAGAEPGSLVHNAYGYGLFTGGLGIHQGAIALGATVLPMSGGMTARQVRMIADLRPQILTCTPSYAVQLGEAIRAAGVDATSLRAGVFGAEPWSEALRRQIEELLELRALDIYGLSEVIGPGVAAECLEQRGLHVNEDHFLVEAIDPESGAPVPDGTPGELVFTTVTKQALPLLRYRTGDIASLDRAPCPCGRTLVRMSKVLGRRDDMLVIRGVNVYPSEVEAVLLADPRLGPNYQLVVDRRAPGARLVVVCELAPGVDAAAGLTADLGGALRERLGLGAEVVARPAGGLPRPEGGKAVRVSNWDAGAPPLPGIE; translated from the coding sequence GTGATCCGCGATCCCGCGGCGGAGTGTGCGGCACCGGAGGACCGGGCCCGCCGCCAAGGCGAGCGGCTCGCTTCGCTGGTGGACCGGCTGCTCGACGCCGGCGGGTTGGCCGGTGAACGCCTGCGGGCCGCCGGGGTCGCCGCCGGGCGCGACGTGGCGCCGTCCGGGCTGGCGGGGCCGTCCGGGCTGGCCGGGCTGTCCGGGTTGCCGACGACGAGCAAGGCCGACCTGTGGGCGGCCTACCCGTTCGGGATGCTCGCCGTGGCGCGCAGCGAGGTCGTCGCCGTGCACGGGTCCAGCGGCACCGGTGGTCGGCCCACCCTCGTCGCCTACACCCGGGCCGACCTCGAGTTGTGGGCCGAGGTCTGCGCCCGGGCGCTGGCCGCCGCCGGTGCGGAGCCCGGATCGCTGGTTCACAACGCCTACGGCTACGGGCTGTTCACCGGCGGCCTCGGCATCCATCAGGGGGCGATCGCGCTCGGCGCGACCGTGCTGCCGATGTCCGGTGGCATGACGGCCCGGCAGGTGCGGATGATCGCCGACCTGCGACCGCAGATCCTCACCTGCACCCCGTCCTACGCGGTCCAGCTCGGCGAGGCGATCCGCGCCGCCGGCGTCGATGCCACCAGCCTGCGCGCCGGGGTGTTCGGTGCCGAGCCGTGGAGCGAGGCGCTGCGCCGGCAGATCGAGGAGCTGCTCGAGCTGCGGGCCCTGGACATCTACGGGCTGTCGGAGGTGATCGGCCCGGGGGTCGCCGCCGAGTGCCTGGAGCAGCGCGGCCTGCACGTCAACGAGGACCACTTCCTGGTCGAGGCGATCGACCCGGAGTCCGGCGCGCCGGTGCCGGACGGCACGCCGGGCGAGCTGGTCTTCACCACGGTGACCAAGCAGGCGCTGCCGCTGCTGCGCTACCGGACCGGCGACATCGCGTCGCTGGACCGGGCGCCGTGCCCGTGCGGGCGGACCCTGGTCCGGATGAGCAAGGTGCTCGGCCGCCGCGACGACATGCTCGTCATCCGCGGGGTCAACGTCTACCCCAGCGAGGTGGAGGCCGTGCTGCTCGCGGATCCGCGGCTCGGGCCGAACTACCAGCTGGTCGTGGACCGCCGGGCGCCCGGCGCCCGGCTCGTCGTGGTCTGCGAGCTGGCTCCCGGCGTCGACGCGGCCGCCGGCCTCACCGCCGATCTGGGCGGGGCGCTGCGTGAACGGCTCGGCCTGGGGGCGGAGGTCGTCGCCCGACCGGCCGGCGGGCTGCCGCGCCCGGAGGGCGGGAAGGCGGTGCGGGTGTCGAACTGGGACGCCGGCGCCCCGCCGTTGCCCGGGATCGAGTAG
- the nadD gene encoding nicotinate-nucleotide adenylyltransferase has product MECSGAGRRLGVMGGTFDPVHNGHLVAASEVASLFHLDEVVFVPTGSPWQKSERRVSPAEDRYLMTVIATAANPSFTVSRADIDRPGPTYTIDTIRAVRDAYGPAVELFFITGADALAQILGWDRAEELFGVAHFIGVTRPGHKLSDPGFPDGAVSLVEVPALAISSTDCRDRVARGEPVWYLVPDGVVQYISKRRLYRPGAP; this is encoded by the coding sequence GTGGAATGCAGCGGCGCGGGCCGCCGGCTCGGGGTGATGGGCGGGACCTTCGATCCGGTGCACAACGGGCACCTGGTCGCGGCCAGCGAAGTCGCCAGCCTCTTCCACCTCGACGAGGTGGTCTTCGTCCCCACCGGGTCGCCGTGGCAGAAGTCCGAGCGCCGGGTCTCCCCGGCCGAGGACCGTTACCTGATGACGGTGATCGCAACCGCGGCGAACCCGAGCTTCACGGTGAGCCGCGCGGACATCGACCGGCCCGGCCCGACCTACACGATCGACACGATCCGGGCGGTCCGGGACGCCTACGGGCCGGCGGTCGAGCTGTTCTTCATCACCGGCGCGGACGCGCTGGCCCAGATCCTCGGCTGGGACCGGGCCGAGGAGCTGTTCGGCGTCGCCCATTTCATCGGGGTGACCCGGCCCGGGCACAAGCTGTCCGACCCGGGGTTCCCGGACGGCGCGGTGAGCCTGGTGGAGGTGCCGGCGCTCGCGATCAGCTCCACCGACTGCCGCGACCGGGTGGCCCGCGGCGAGCCGGTCTGGTACCTGGTACCGGACGGGGTCGTGCAGTACATCTCCAAGCGCCGCCTCTACCGGCCGGGGGCACCGTGA